From a single Stomoxys calcitrans chromosome 4, idStoCalc2.1, whole genome shotgun sequence genomic region:
- the LOC106088796 gene encoding vacuolar protein sorting-associated protein 4 has product MASGTTLQKAIDLVTRATEEDRNKNYAEALRLYEHGVEYFLHAIKYEAQGEKAKDSIRAKCLQYLDRAEKLKEYLKKGKKKPVKEGGDSSSKDDKDKKSDSDSDGEDPEKKKLQSKLEGAIVIEKPHVKWSDVAGLDAAKEALKEAVILPIKFPHLFTGKRIPWKGILLFGPPGTGKSYLAKAVATEANNSTFFSVSSSDLMSKWLGESEKLVKNLFELARQHKPSIIFIDEIDSMCSARSDNENDSVRRIKTEFLVQMQGVGNDTDGILVLGATNIPWVLDSAIRRRFEKRIYIPLPEAHARLVMFKIHLGNTTHVLTEQDLKELAGKTDGYSGADISIVVRDALMEPVRKVQTATHFKRVSGPSPVDKEVQCDDLLVPCSPGDDGAIEMSWVDVPGDKLFEPPVTMRDMLKSLSRTKPTVNDDDLIKLRKFTEDFGQEG; this is encoded by the exons ATGGCCAGCGGTACAACCCTCCAAAAAGCCATCGATTTGGTGACTCGAGCCACTGAAGAAGATCGCAATAAAAACTATGCTGAGGCTTTACGTTTGTATGAACATGGTGTGGAATATTTTCTGCATGCCATTAAAT ACGAGGCTCAAGGTGAAAAGGCTAAAGATTCCATAAGAGCCAAATGTTTGCAATATTTGGATAGGGCAGAAAAGCTTAAGGAATATTTGAAGAAGGGCAAGAAGAAACCCGTAAAGGAAGGTGGTGATTCAAGCTCCAA GGATGACAAAGACAAGAAGAGCGACAGTGATTCGGATGGCGAAGATCCCGAAAAGAAGAAACTTCAAAGCAAGCTAGAAGGTGCCATTGTTATTGAAAAGCCCCATGTTAAATGGTCTGATGTTGCCGGCTTGGATGCAGCCAAAGAGGCTTTGAAAGAAGCTGTAATTTTACCCATTAAATTTCCTCATCTCTTCACTGGCAAACGTATACCCTGGAAGGGTATTTTGCTCtttggtccacccggtactggtaaATCCTATCTGGCTAAGGCTGTTGCGACAGAGGCCAACAATTCAACATTCTTCTCTGTATCCAGTTCCGATTTAATGTCGAAATGGTTGGGTGAATCTGAGAAACTTGTCAAGAATCTCTTTGAGTTGGCACGCCAGCATAAGCCCTCCATTATATTCATCGATGAAATCGATTCAATGTGTTCGGCCCGTTCGGACAATGAGAATGATAGTGTGCGTCGTATTAAAACAGAATTTCTTGTTCAAATGCAAGGCGTGGGCAATGACACCGATGGCATTTTAGTATTGGGTGCCACCAATATTCCGTGGGTTTTGGATTCGGCCATTCGCCGACGTTTTGAGAAACGTATTTATATACCATTGCCGGAGGCACATGCCCGCCTAGTGATGTTCAAAATCCATTTGGGTAATACAACGCATGTTTTGACAGAACAGGATCTAAAAGAGTTAGCTGGAAAAACAGATGG ttACTCCGGCGCCGATATATCGATTGTGGTTCGTGACGCTCTTATGGAACCAGTTAGAAAAGTTCAGACAGCTACTCACTTTAAA CGTGTAAGTGGACCCTCGCCTGTAGACAAAGAAGTTCAATGTGATGACCTATTGGTACCTTGTTCACCTGGTGATGATGGAGCCATAGAAATGAGTTGGGTTGATGTACCCGGTGATAAATTGTTTGAGCCGCCCGTTACAATG CGCGATATGTTGAAATCATTGTCCCGCACGAAACCTACCGTCAACGACGATGACTTAATTAAGCTTCGTAAATTCACAGAAGACTTTGGCCAGGAAGGCTAA
- the LOC106088679 gene encoding mitochondrial fission process protein 1, with translation MEKEKDLYRETWVRYLGYCNEVGEAFRRLVPSKLVTASYVVSTGYVCADTIDKSYKDYKKGSSLTNVGITASDVFIWQILASVVIPGFTINRITYFSGRLLRQADVHKKLAKYLPTAFGLLSIPFIIPPIDNSVDYLMDNTYRKYISKTT, from the exons ATGGAAAAGGAAAAAGACTTGTATCGTGAAACATGGGTTCGTTATTTAG gtTACTGCAATGAAGTTGGTGAAGCCTTTCGTCGTTTGGTGCCTTCGAAACTTGTGACAGCCAGTTATGTTGTGTCCACTGGCTATGTTTGTGCCGATACCATAGACAAATCATATAAAGATTATAAAAAAGGCTCCTCACTAACCAACGTTGGTATAACCGCATCAGATGTGTTCATTTGGCAAATTTTGGCCTCGGTGGTGATACCTGGCTTTACAATAAATCG AATAACCTACTTCAGCGGTCGACTGCTACGCCAAGCCGATGTTCATAAGAAACTTGCGAAATATCTTCCCACCGCCTTTGGTTTATTGTCCATACCCTTTATAATTCCACCAATTGACAATAGCGTGGATTATTTAATGGATAATACATATCGCAAATACATTTCAAAAACAACGTAA